CCAGATGGAAATTATCTGTATGTGAATCCAGCCGTTGAAAAAATAATAGAATTCTCTCCTGAAGAATTTTATAAATCAACTCGGCTATTAAAGAGTTATATTCATCCTGATCATCGAGATTACTACAAGAAAACATGGAAAAAACTCGTAAATGGCGAAACACAGTCTGCATATGAATATAAAATAATTACCAAATCTGGCAAAGAAAAATGGTTAAACCAGCGTAACACTATCATAAAAGATAATGAAGGTAACCCTATAGCCATTGAGGGAACTGTAACAGACATTACTAAACGAAAAAAAATAGAAGAAAGTTTAAAAAAGAGGGAAATGGATTTTAACATCGAAAACAAGAAACTTCTACGTGCTCAAAGAGTTGCTAAAATTGGTATTTGGGAAAATGATTTATCAACCAATGATCTTCTATGGTCTGAAGAAATGTATAGAATCATGGGTTTCGAACCAAATACACATGTAAATTTAGTTGATGTCACTAAATTATTCCCTCCAAAGGAATTTAAACGTTTCCAACAAGCTGTAGATGCAGCAATAAATAAAAATTCACCGTACAGTATTGATTACAAAATAAACAAGCAAGATGGAACATTAATTTATATCCATGACGAAGGAGAAATTATCCGTAACCATGAGGGCAAGCCCATATCCATGTTTGGAACAACTCAAGATATTACTGAACGCAAACTAGCTGAAAAATCTTTAAAGGAAAGTGAATCTAAATTCAGAAACCTGGTTGAGACAACTCCCGATATTATATGGGAAATTGATACTCATGGGATCTTCACATACATAAGTCCGCAATCTAATTCTATTTTAGGATGGTCACCACAGCAGGTTATTGGAAAAAGTATTTTTTCAATGATAAGACCGGAACATATACAAAAAATCAGAAAGTCATTCCAGACCCATATTGAAGGGACAAAGAAATTTAATGTACTTGAAGTTCCTGCAGAACATAGAAACGGTAGACATATCGTTATATAAATCCATTCTGCAAAAGTTACAGATGATAATGGAAAAACTAAAGGATTTCAGGGAATTGCTAGAGATATAACAGAAAAAACAATTGCAACAAATAAATTGAAAACATCTATTAAAGAGAAAGACATTCTACTTCAAGAAATACACCATAGAGTAAAAAATAATATGCAGATCATATCTAGTCTTTTGAATCTTCAGATTAAATATATTAAAGATGATGAAGCCATAGATGTGCTTAAAGAAAGTCAGAATAGAGTTAAATCAATGGCAATGATACATGAAAAACTCTATCAGTCAAATGATTTTACAAGGATTAGTCTAACAGAATATATAGAAAGTTTGGTTAATGGATTGTTTTATTCATATTCTATTGACCAAGAAGAAATATCCTCAATTATTAATGTAGATAATTTAAGGTTAAATATTGAAACAGCAGTACCATGTGGTCTCATAATAAATGAACTTGTATCAAATAGTCTTAAACATGGATTTCCCAATGGGGAGAATGGAGAAGTCTACATTTCATTAAACTTCAAACGATGATAAATATGAGTTAATTATTGGAGATAATGGGATTGGGTTTCCATCAAATATTGATTTTAAAAAAACAGATTCTTTAGGCTTGCAACTAGTGAACAATCTAGTAGGTCAAATTGATGGAGAAATTGAGTTAGATAATAGAATCGGAACAGAATTCAAAATAGTGTTCAATGAACTAAAATATAAAAAAAGAATATAAAAAAAAATCATTGAATTTTAACACCATCTAATATAATTTTGTTATTATAAAGGATATATGATAAAGTTATAACCCATATCATGAATAAAAAGATGGTAATTCTCTCAAATAACCCTCCAAAGCCATTATTACTTGCAAGTGAAATAGCACCAGCTCCTCCTGAAAGTAAAATCAATATAGATGTAGTATAAGAATACCAGGTAAATATTTTCATTTTAGAATATTTTTTAAAACTTAATCCAATAAGTAATATTGATATTATTGTTAATGCAGCTGTTATACCAGATAATAGTATGTGCAGAGTACCATATAATGTAGCTGGAGTACCTCTCGGATCTTGTGTAAAAACAAGTACCAATAACCCAAGAATTCCTATGATAACCAGCATGATTGTGGCACTGTTATATTTTTTACTATTAATTCTGCTATCAAGGTATGCTCCTGAACCAAAGATCAAGAGAGATATGTTATAAAATCCAAAGAGAATGTCTAGTAAAATTTTATTTGGAGCATTGGCCATTGTAAGTTCGCTTATAGCATTATAAAGGGCACTATAATCATGTCTAATTGCCCCACCAATAAAAACTGCTATTATATACAATATAGGTCCAACAATTCCAAATAGTGGATAAATTTTTTTCATTGAATACTCCATTTGATATCTTAACAATTTGTTTATAGTTAATGGTATTAATTTAATATATTTTTAGTTTGCCTAAAACATTATAATATTAGGTTAATTTACGATATCTTTGGAGTGCTCCTGTTTCATTAGCTATTTCTAATCCCTTTT
This Methanobacterium spitsbergense DNA region includes the following protein-coding sequences:
- a CDS encoding PAS domain S-box protein, encoding MSKGKILIVEDESIEALDIKQALESFGYEVPNIATSGEDAVELALDIKPDLILMDIILKGNTDGIAAAAKIKELNIPVIYLTAYSEESKVNRALLTEPYGYIIKPFDRNELKYTIELAIYKNKMEMELKISEEKYRRLAENSKDMIYVMSIPDGNYLYVNPAVEKIIEFSPEEFYKSTRLLKSYIHPDHRDYYKKTWKKLVNGETQSAYEYKIITKSGKEKWLNQRNTIIKDNEGNPIAIEGTVTDITKRKKIEESLKKREMDFNIENKKLLRAQRVAKIGIWENDLSTNDLLWSEEMYRIMGFEPNTHVNLVDVTKLFPPKEFKRFQQAVDAAINKNSPYSIDYKINKQDGTLIYIHDEGEIIRNHEGKPISMFGTTQDITERKLAEKSLKESESKFRNLVETTPDIIWEIDTHGIFTYISPQSNSILGWSPQQVIGKSIFSMIRPEHIQKIRKSFQTHIEGTKKFNVLEVPAEHRNGRHIVI
- a CDS encoding sensor histidine kinase encodes the protein MKTSIKEKDILLQEIHHRVKNNMQIISSLLNLQIKYIKDDEAIDVLKESQNRVKSMAMIHEKLYQSNDFTRISLTEYIESLVNGLFYSYSIDQEEISSIINVDNLRLNIETAVPCGLIINELVSNSLKHGFPNGENGEVYISLNFKR
- a CDS encoding DUF998 domain-containing protein; the encoded protein is MKKIYPLFGIVGPILYIIAVFIGGAIRHDYSALYNAISELTMANAPNKILLDILFGFYNISLLIFGSGAYLDSRINSKKYNSATIMLVIIGILGLLVLVFTQDPRGTPATLYGTLHILLSGITAALTIISILLIGLSFKKYSKMKIFTWYSYTTSILILLSGGAGAISLASNNGFGGLFERITIFLFMIWVITLSYILYNNKIILDGVKIQ